Proteins co-encoded in one Haloarcula pelagica genomic window:
- a CDS encoding NAD(P)/FAD-dependent oxidoreductase, with protein MTATLAVVGAGAAGAAATYTLRDTPVEVTVFEKSRGVCGRAATRRNEDCTYEYGANYLKADDDRVTELVTERLPTEGLIDVQDPIYAFERDGDITEGRDADEHKWTYEAGITQLAKRLFGATDATVHNGVRVETLRRLDHGWQIVDAEGTDHGEFDAVLLTPPAPQTADILGQAAWEHDDRRTLRQAIASVPYRTVVAGVLHYPFELDRPWYAVVNTDKDHDIGWVAREECKAGHVPDGESLLLVQMNEPWSVANYDERPEQMLAEMAERTAHLLDDERLTDPDWTDYQHWRYSQAEEQVDTAALSDAATHDLYFAGDWVAAEARLHTAIRSGLETGEVIAADF; from the coding sequence ATGACGGCGACGCTGGCTGTGGTCGGTGCCGGTGCGGCCGGCGCAGCGGCCACCTACACACTCCGTGACACCCCTGTCGAGGTCACTGTCTTCGAGAAGAGCCGCGGCGTCTGTGGGCGCGCGGCCACGCGGCGAAACGAGGACTGTACCTACGAGTACGGTGCCAACTACCTGAAAGCCGACGACGACCGGGTCACCGAACTGGTCACCGAACGGCTTCCGACGGAGGGGCTGATCGACGTGCAGGACCCGATCTACGCCTTCGAGCGGGACGGCGACATCACCGAGGGACGGGACGCCGACGAGCACAAGTGGACGTACGAGGCGGGAATCACGCAACTGGCGAAACGCCTGTTCGGAGCCACCGACGCGACGGTCCACAACGGCGTCCGCGTCGAGACGCTGCGACGACTCGATCACGGGTGGCAGATCGTCGACGCCGAGGGGACCGACCACGGCGAGTTCGACGCCGTCTTGCTGACGCCGCCGGCGCCACAGACGGCCGACATCCTGGGGCAGGCCGCCTGGGAGCACGACGACCGCCGGACACTCAGGCAGGCTATCGCGTCGGTCCCCTATCGGACGGTCGTCGCCGGCGTGCTCCACTACCCCTTCGAACTGGACCGGCCGTGGTACGCCGTAGTCAACACCGACAAGGACCACGACATCGGCTGGGTCGCCCGCGAGGAGTGCAAAGCCGGCCACGTGCCCGACGGTGAGTCGCTCCTGCTGGTCCAGATGAACGAGCCGTGGTCGGTCGCGAACTACGACGAGCGCCCCGAACAGATGCTCGCCGAGATGGCCGAGCGGACCGCCCACTTACTCGACGACGAGCGCCTGACCGACCCGGACTGGACGGACTATCAGCACTGGCGGTACTCCCAGGCCGAGGAACAGGTCGACACCGCAGCGCTGTCGGACGCCGCCACGCACGATCTGTACTTCGCCGGCGACTGGGTCGCGGCCGAGGCCCGACTCCACACGGCGATCCGAAGCGGGCTGGAGACGGGCGAGGTGATCGCGGCCGACTTCTAA